A window of the Macrobrachium rosenbergii isolate ZJJX-2024 chromosome 13, ASM4041242v1, whole genome shotgun sequence genome harbors these coding sequences:
- the LOC136845309 gene encoding uncharacterized protein produces the protein MASKRKRCATQEEIADILAEEDSETEDLFVQREEELYEDYEADTDEDADEEVEDADEEVEDDDLNKTLTDDSWVNIKNVGTDPPIKVKSIPIYSETNRAVNLDDCTPFYAFLSCFLMKYMIM, from the coding sequence ATGGCTTCAAAAAGGAAGAGGTGTGCAACACAAGAGGAGATTGCTGATATTCTTGCAGAAGAAGACTCAGAAACAGAAGATTTATTTGTACAAAGGGAAGAAGAACTATATGAGGATTATGAAGCAGACACAGATGAAGATGCTGATGAAGAAGTTGAAGATGCTGATGAAGAAGTTGAAGATGATGACTTGAATAAAACACTAACTGATGATTCATGGGTGAATATAAAGAATGTAGGCACAGATCCTCCAATAAAGGTAAAGTCTATACCAATTTattcagaaactaatagggctgTAAATTTAGATGACTGCACTCCATTTTATGCTTTTCTAAGTTGTTTCCTAATGAAATATATGATCATGTAG
- the LOC136844809 gene encoding piggyBac transposable element-derived protein 4-like — translation MSRDRYEIIRSCLHFADNSVDGNDDGLYKIKPILDMVKDLYSKYYVSGRDLSVDESMEGLDSNKGKGLGASVVENLFEGFENKGHVVYMDSFFSGVPLFQKLRSKGTGACGTVRPNRKYLPSQMKKVKPKKGQLPIMWKSKDEELVAVVWQDSGRVNILSSVGDTGTVKKSIQSKKGVREVDKPSLQAQYNKYMGGVDLFDQFCSTYPFNHRSKKWYQTLWHFVIEVALVDSKISYNLQNRKKLTQVVFRQEVIKGLLEGYNTKPRRKNVVRDLVENKRLGERHFIAQYENKKYLPNCSVCSILPSQCCKKGKGTCKRKQTSYFCKQCPQNPPLCVVPCFEIFHTVKNYKKTCKCKDEKK, via the exons ATGTCACGTGACAGGTATGAAATTATCCGTTCCTGTCTACATTTTGCAGATAATTCTGTTGATGGTAATGATGACggactttataaaataaaaccaattttaGACATGGTGAAAGATCTATATTCTAAATATTATGTAAGTGGTAGAGATTTGAGTGTAGATGAAAGTATG GAAGGGCTAGATTCTAATAAAGGCAAAGGACTTGGTGCATCTGTTGTAGAAAATTTGTTTGAAGGCTTTGAAAACAAAGGCCACGTAGTTTACATGGACAGCTTTTTTAGTGGAGTACCCCTTTTTCAAAAACTTCGAAGTAAAGGTACTGGAGCATGTGGGACAGTTCGtccaaacagaaaatatttgccATCAcagatgaaaaaagtaaaacctAAGAAAGGCCagctaccaataatgtggaagagTAAAGATGAGGAATTGGTTGCTGTCGTTTGGCAAGATAGTGGTAGAGTAAATATCCTTTCGAGTGTTGGGGACACAGGTACAGTGAAAAAATCTATTCAATCTAAGAAAGGGGTAAGGGAAGTAGATAAACCATCTTTGCAAGCTCAGTACAATAAATATATGGGAGGGGTAGACCTTTTTGATCAATTCTGCTCAACCTACCCCTTCAATCACCGTAGCAAAAAGTGGTATCAGACACTCTGGCATTTTGTGATTGAAGTTGCTCTTGTAGATTCCAAAATTAGTTACAACTtgcaaaatagaaagaaattgaCCCAGGTTGTGTTTAGACAAGAGgtaataaaaggattgttagaagGATATAACACAAAGCCAAGAAGAAAGAATGTTGTTAGGGACTTGGTGGAAAACAAGCGCTTGGGGGAAAGGCATTTTATTGCTCAGTATGAAAATAAGAAGTACCTACCTAATTGTAGTGTTTGTTCAATATTGCCATCTCAATGTTGCAAAAAAGGAAAGGGGACATGTAAGAGGAAGCAGACATCATATTTCTGTAAACAGTGCCCACAAAACCCTCCTCTTTGTGTTGTCCcctgttttgaaatttttcatactgtgaagaattataagaaaacatgtaaatgtaaggatgaaaagaagtaa